Proteins encoded together in one Cicer arietinum cultivar CDC Frontier isolate Library 1 chromosome 4, Cicar.CDCFrontier_v2.0, whole genome shotgun sequence window:
- the LOC101506956 gene encoding protein IQ-DOMAIN 23-like gives MGFLRRLFGAKKQGPPSDGSSSKSDNNKKRWAFAKQSSRRKLLPPPPSGFSQFDSSASIVDANKHAIAVAAATAAVAEAALTAAHAAAEVVRLTSTGVAGRSTIRRPKARVGQPRLPEETAAVRIQSAFRGYLARRALRALKALVKLQALVRGHIVRKQTSDMLRRMQTLVRLQTQARATRAHLSSDNVLPSFKSSLSEYPPVHEEYEHPHHVYSTKLGGSSILKRSSSNANFRKIDSERTRFGSSWLDQYWMECSESKDGSLKKNEQQHPDHEKIDKILEVDTWKPHFKTNHHTTSSLQTPHYHFSSNYNNNEKCMAHHESISKHSTKAQNQSLASRTTDNSPQTFSARKSPFTPTKSECSWGFFNGYSGYPNYMANTESSRAKVRSQSAPRQRIEFDRYSSSTRRHSQGLCDVDPTNSDQDSSDSKSNKVSHVLNRFNRNRSTFLR, from the exons ATGGGATTTCTCCGGCGTCTCTTTGGCGCCAAAAAACAGGGTCCTCCTTCCGACGGCTCAAGCTCCAAATCTGATAACAACAAGAAAAGATGGGCCTTCGCCAAACAAAGCAGCAGGAGAAAGTTACTCCCACCGCCACCCTCCGGATTTTCTCAATTTGACTCCTCCGCTTCCATAGTCGATGCCAACAAACATGCTATCGCCGTTGCCGCCGCTACTGCAGCAGTCGCCGAGGCTGCTCTAACCGCCGCGCATGCAGCTGCAGAGGTGGTCAGACTGACAAGCACCGGGGTTGCTGGAAGAAGTACCATAAGAAGGCCTAAAGCGCGTGTTGGCCAGCCACGGTTGCCGGAGGAGACTGCCGCCGTTCGAATTCAGTCGGCTTTCCGTGGTTACCTG GCAAGGAGGGCATTGAGAGCACTTAAAGCATTAGTAAAGTTGCAAGCACTAGTTAGGGGCCACATTGTGAGAAAGCAAACTTCAGATATGCTAAGGCGCATGCAAACATTGGTGAGACTACAGACACAGGCACGTGCAACTCGTGCGCACTTGTCATCAGATAATGTGCTGCCTTCTTTCAAGTCTTCACTTTCTGAGTACCCTCCT GTCCATGAAGAATATGAGCACCCACATCATGTCTACAGTACAAAATTAGGTGGATCGTCCATCCTGAAG AGAAGTAGTTCCAATGCAAACTTTAGGAAGATTGATTCAGAAAGAACACGATTTGGGTCCAGTTGGTTAGACCAATATTGGATGGAATGTAGTGAAAGCAAAGATGGTTCATTGAAGAAAAATGAACAACAACACCCTGATCATGAAAAAATTGATAAGATTCTCGAAGTAGATACTTGGAAACCACACTTCAAAACCAATCATCACACTACAAGCTCCCTTCAGACACCACACTATCATTTCAGTtctaactataataataatgagaaatGTATGGCACATCATGAGTCTATATCAAAACATTCAACAAAAGCTCAAAATCAAAGTCTAGCTTCACGAACTACTGATAATAGTCCACAAACATTTTCTGCAAGGAAAAGTCCCTTTACACCTACAAAGAGTGAGTGTTCATGGGGTTTCTTCAATGGATACTCTGGTTACCCTAATTATATGGCTAACACTGAATCTTCTCGAGCCAAGGTTAGATCACAGAGTGCACCGAGACAAAGGATTGAGTTTGACAGATACAGTTCTTCTACTAGAAGACATTCTCAAGGTCTTTGTGATGTGGACCCTACTAATTCCGATCAAGATTCTTCTGATTCAAAGAGCAACAAAGTCTCACATGTTTTGAATCGTTTCAATAGAAATAGGAGTACCTTTTTAAGGTAA
- the LOC101507588 gene encoding stamen-specific protein FIL1 yields MAGLVSMKCQVAMLLILVIALGSKMETSEAQSSCPVQLSNLNVCAPFVVPGTNADPSADCCSALKATNRDCLCNTLRIASQLTSQCQLPSFGCVLGN; encoded by the exons ATGGCAGGTTTAGTTTCAATGAAGTGCCAAGTTGCAATGTTGCTTATATTGGTTATAGCATTAGGGAGCAAGATGGAGACGAGTGAAGCACAAAGTAGCTGCCCAGTTCAGCTGAGCAATTTGAATGTCTGTGCACCATTTGTTGTTCCTGGTACCAATGCAGACCCAAGTGCTGATTGCTGCAGTGCACTCAAAGCTACCAACCGTGACTGTCTCTGTAACACACTCAGAATCGCTTCTCAACTTACTTCTCAGTGCCAACTCCCATCCTTTGGTTGCG TTTTAGGCAATTAG